Proteins encoded together in one Amphiprion ocellaris isolate individual 3 ecotype Okinawa chromosome 14, ASM2253959v1, whole genome shotgun sequence window:
- the LOC111565989 gene encoding UDP-glucuronosyltransferase 2C1-like, with protein sequence MGTMSLHRVCGVFVFLSLCLISIPPRCHGGNILVFPVDGSHWINMKILLEELHARGHNLTVIRASTSWYIPEKSPLYTSITLEIGIGMEDFFDVFLKEQMQAQREGASLLTLKLTMDFLSMISLAHSLWADAVLQILENQNLIKSLKDSQYDLVLTDPAMAPGLVLAKYLKLPVVLNVRWITSGEGHFVLAPSPLSYIPVPGSGLTDKMNFIQRVKNMFFYSIILFQQRFMVEPHYKALCDKYIEGGCDIISLLQEADIWLFRSDFVFDFPRPTMPNIVYIGGFQCKPAQPLPADLEDFVQSAGEHGVIIMTLGTLVNALPKEVANEIASVFAKLPQKVIWRHKGERPSTLGNNTLIVDWMPQKDLLGHPQTRVFVAHGGTNGVQEAIYHGVPVLGIPLFFDQYDNLLRLQDRGAAKILQLGDVNGKTFEQGIKELLHQDSYRQNIQRMSRLHRDQPMAPMDQAVFWVEYVIRHKGAPHLRTEAYKMPWYSYYCLDVLLLLLTAVTVLLMSTVAVFQFLCCRRQRKTKSKKN encoded by the exons ATGG GAACCATGTCACTGCACCGTGTGTGTGGAGTGTTTGTATTTCTCAGCTTATGTCTGATTTCCATCCCACCACGTTGCCATGGAGGAAACATTCTGGTGTTCCCTGTAGACGGCAGCCACTGGATCAATATGAAGATTCTGCTAGAAGAACTTCATGCCAGAGGACACAACCTCACTGTGATCAGGGCGTCCACCAGCTGGTACATCCCTGAAAAGTCTCCACTGTACACATCCATTACACTTGAAATTGGTATAGGCATGGAGGATTTTTTTGACGTGTTCCTAAAGGAGCAAATGCAG GCGCAGAGAGAAGGGGCCTCACTACTGACTTTGAAACTCACCATGGATTTCCTTTCTATGATTTCTCTGGCCCATTCACTGTGGGCTGATGCTGTCCTTCAAATCCTTGAAAatcaaaatttgattaaaagCTTAAAAGATTCCCAGTATGACCTGGTTCTCACTGATCCAGCCATGGCACCAGGACTTGTGTTGGCCAAATATCTCAAACTGCCCGTTGTGCTCAACGTACGCTGGATCACCAGTGGAGAGGGCCACTTTGTGTTAGCCCCCTCACCACTCTCCTATATCCCAGTGCCAGGATCAGGcctaacagacaaaatgaatttCATCCAGAGGGTCAAGAACATGTTTTTCTATAGCATTATATTGTTCCAGCAGAGATTCATGGTGGAGCCACACTACAAAGCCCTTTGTGATAAATATATTGAGGGAGGATGTGACATCATCTCCCTTCTTCAGGAGGCTGACATTTGGCTGTTCAGGTCAGATTTTGTATTTGATTTCCCTCGGCCCACAATGCCAAATATTGTCTACATAGGAGGATTCCAGTGCAAACCAGCCCAGCCTCTGCCAGCAGACCTGGAGGACTTTGTTCAAAGTGCTGGGGAGCATGGAGTGATCATCATGACCCTGGGAACGTTGGTTAACGCTTTGCCCAAAGAAGTCGCAAATGAAATTGCCAGCGTTTTTGCCAAACTGCCTCAGAAG GTGATATGGAGACACAAAGGAGAGCGTCCCTCTACGCTGGGCAACAACACTCTCATAGTGGACTGGATGCCACAGAAGGACCTCCTGGGCCACCCACAGACCAGAGTCTTTGTAGCTCACGGAGGAACCAATGGAGTCCAGGAGGCCATTTACCACGGAGTCCCTGTGCTCGGCATACCCTTGTTCTTTGACCAGTATGACAACCTTCTACGTTTGCAGGACAGAGGAGCTGCAAAGATCCTTCAGCTGGGTGATGTTAATGGCAAGACTTTTGAGCAAGGTATTAAGGAACTTCTCCATCAAGACAGCTACAGACAGAACATCCAAAGAATGTCACGTCTGCACAGAGATCAGCCAATGGCACCCATGGATCAGGCTGTATTCTGGGTAGAATATGTGATACGTCACAAAGGGGCTCCTCACCTGCGTACAGAGGCTTATAAGATGCCCTGGTACTCATACTACTGTCTAGATGTGCTGCTCCTATTGCTGACTGCAGTGACTGTGCTACTGATGTCCACTGTggctgtttttcagtttctgtgctgcagaagaCAAAGGAAGACAAAATCCAAAAAGAACTGA